In a genomic window of Streptomyces pristinaespiralis:
- a CDS encoding GntR family transcriptional regulator: MTSFAPDSLVLNRKLPLWYQVSQSLRASILGRAPEASLRLPTEEKLAQHYGVSVLTMRQALKELEEEGLISRHRRRGTFIEPGARRGAPRRLLGSIDAIVAQQSGERTTVLGHGPEPVPVELAEHFPGAAEVVVYRRLRCDGDSGEPTNWAENALHPDVAAGLDIADLERWPMTKVLRDALGVRISRITDTVEARLADPRTAELLGVPLLSPILHYTGVTYDETGRVVDVARIRYRGDRFSFSVTVDAADRA, translated from the coding sequence GTGACCTCCTTCGCCCCCGACTCGCTGGTCCTGAACCGCAAGCTGCCGCTGTGGTACCAGGTCTCGCAGTCCCTGCGCGCCTCGATACTGGGCCGAGCGCCCGAGGCGTCGCTCCGGCTGCCCACCGAGGAAAAGCTCGCCCAGCACTACGGCGTGAGCGTGCTGACCATGCGTCAGGCACTCAAGGAGCTGGAGGAGGAGGGCCTGATCAGCCGGCACCGGCGGCGCGGCACCTTCATCGAACCGGGGGCACGCCGGGGCGCGCCCCGGCGGCTGCTGGGCTCGATCGACGCGATCGTCGCCCAGCAGTCCGGCGAACGCACCACGGTCCTCGGCCACGGCCCGGAGCCGGTGCCGGTCGAGCTCGCCGAGCACTTCCCCGGGGCGGCCGAGGTCGTGGTGTACCGGAGGCTGCGCTGCGACGGCGACAGCGGCGAGCCCACCAACTGGGCGGAGAACGCCCTGCATCCCGACGTCGCCGCCGGCCTGGACATCGCCGACCTGGAACGCTGGCCGATGACCAAGGTGCTGCGGGACGCCCTCGGGGTCCGGATCAGCCGGATCACCGACACGGTGGAGGCGCGGCTCGCCGACCCCAGGACCGCGGAGCTGCTGGGGGTGCCGCTGCTGAGCCCGATCCTGCACTACACCGGTGTGACCTACGACGAGACCGGCCGGGTCGTGGACGTGGCCCGCATCCGCTACCGCGGGGACCGCTTCTCCTTCTCCGTCACCGTGGATGCCGCGGACCGGGCCTGA
- the hmgA gene encoding homogentisate 1,2-dioxygenase, whose translation MSGTGQARKIVEGLTEASFSPGFGNEHSSEAEPGALPHGRNSPQRAPLGLYAEQLSGSAFTEPRAHNRRSWLYRIRPSAAHPAFVRVDNGRIRTAPFTETVPDPNRLRWNPMPEPAPGTDWLAGLWTLGGNGDVTQRTGMAVHLYHANTSMTDRVFSNADGELLIVPERGGLLLVTEFGLLPARPGEIALVPRGVRFRVELLDDTARGYVCENYGQPFELPELGPIGANGLANPRDFLAPVAAYEDVDQPVEVVNKFCGNLWAATYDHSPLDVVAWHGTHVPYVYDLHRFNVIGTISYDHPDPSIFTVLTSPSDTPGLAGVDFVVFAPRWLVGEDTFRPPYFHRNVMSEYMGLIEGAYDAKAEGFVPGGGSLHNMMSAHGPDRETFDRASAAELKPQKIDDGLAFMFETRWPVTATAQAANADHLQMAYDDVWQGLQRHFRS comes from the coding sequence ATGAGTGGCACCGGACAGGCGCGGAAGATTGTCGAAGGGCTGACGGAGGCGTCGTTCTCTCCCGGCTTCGGCAACGAGCACAGCTCGGAGGCGGAGCCCGGCGCACTTCCGCACGGGCGCAACTCCCCCCAGCGCGCCCCCCTCGGCCTCTACGCGGAACAGCTCAGCGGCTCGGCCTTCACCGAGCCCCGCGCACACAACCGCCGCTCGTGGCTGTACCGCATCCGCCCCTCGGCCGCCCACCCCGCCTTCGTCCGCGTCGACAACGGCCGCATCCGTACCGCCCCCTTCACCGAGACGGTGCCCGACCCGAACCGCCTGCGCTGGAACCCGATGCCCGAGCCGGCACCCGGCACCGACTGGCTGGCCGGACTGTGGACGCTCGGCGGCAACGGCGACGTGACCCAGCGCACCGGCATGGCCGTGCACCTCTACCACGCCAATACGTCCATGACGGACCGGGTGTTCAGCAACGCCGACGGCGAGCTGCTGATCGTCCCCGAGCGCGGCGGGCTGCTGCTGGTGACCGAGTTCGGGCTGCTGCCCGCCCGGCCCGGGGAGATCGCCCTCGTGCCCCGCGGTGTCCGCTTCCGCGTCGAGCTCCTGGACGACACCGCGCGCGGCTACGTGTGCGAGAACTACGGGCAGCCCTTCGAGCTCCCCGAGCTCGGCCCGATCGGGGCGAACGGCCTGGCCAACCCCCGCGACTTCCTGGCCCCTGTCGCCGCCTACGAGGACGTCGATCAGCCGGTCGAGGTGGTCAACAAGTTCTGCGGGAACCTGTGGGCGGCGACCTACGACCACTCCCCCCTCGACGTGGTCGCCTGGCACGGCACCCACGTCCCGTACGTCTACGACCTGCACCGCTTCAACGTCATCGGGACGATCTCGTACGACCACCCCGACCCGTCGATCTTCACGGTGCTGACCTCGCCCTCCGACACCCCGGGTCTCGCCGGTGTCGACTTCGTGGTCTTCGCGCCGCGCTGGCTCGTCGGGGAGGACACCTTCCGCCCGCCGTACTTCCACCGCAACGTGATGAGCGAGTACATGGGCCTGATCGAGGGCGCGTACGACGCCAAGGCCGAAGGCTTCGTCCCCGGCGGCGGCTCGCTGCACAACATGATGTCGGCGCACGGCCCCGACCGGGAGACCTTCGACCGCGCGAGCGCGGCCGAGCTGAAGCCGCAGAAGATCGACGACGGCCTTGCCTTCATGTTCGAGACCCGCTGGCCGGTGACCGCGACCGCCCAGGCGGCGAACGCCGACCATCTGCAGATGGCGTACGACGACGTGTGGCAGGGTCTTCAGCGCCACTTCAGGTCGTAG
- a CDS encoding daunorubicin resistance protein DrrA family ABC transporter ATP-binding protein — translation MTTTYAVLSEGLEKRFGDVRALRGLDLAVARGTVCAVLGPNGAGKTTAVRILTTLTGPDAGSAMVAGHDLRRDAAAVRRRIGVVGQYASVDGDLTGAENLRLFARLLRAPRTRAAELLERFGLTEAAGRPARTYSGGMRRRLDLAAGLITRPEVLFLDEPTTGLDPHSRNEIWDAVRQLTDEGTTVLLTTQYLEEADRLADDVVLIDGGRATHSGTPAELKALIGNYAEVVVLDEAALPAAAAVLDQLTGSEPVLDAERRSAGAVTTDTTLTLPRLVRELDAAGVAVVDAGLRPPTLDEVFLRLTGRPVKELAA, via the coding sequence ATGACGACTACGTACGCTGTACTTAGTGAGGGCCTGGAGAAGCGGTTCGGTGACGTCCGCGCCCTCCGCGGCCTCGATCTGGCCGTCGCCCGGGGCACCGTCTGCGCGGTGCTCGGCCCCAACGGCGCCGGGAAGACGACCGCCGTACGGATCCTCACGACACTGACCGGGCCCGACGCCGGCAGCGCCATGGTCGCCGGGCACGACCTGCGGCGTGACGCCGCCGCCGTACGCCGCCGCATCGGCGTCGTCGGGCAGTACGCCTCGGTCGACGGCGACCTGACGGGCGCCGAGAACCTGCGGCTGTTCGCCAGGCTGCTGCGCGCGCCCCGCACCCGTGCCGCCGAACTGCTGGAGCGGTTCGGCCTGACGGAGGCCGCCGGACGGCCGGCCCGCACCTACTCCGGCGGCATGCGCCGCCGCCTCGACCTGGCGGCCGGCCTGATCACGCGCCCCGAGGTCCTGTTCCTGGACGAACCGACCACCGGTCTGGACCCGCACAGCCGGAACGAGATCTGGGACGCGGTGCGGCAACTGACCGACGAGGGCACGACCGTGCTGCTGACCACCCAATACCTCGAGGAGGCCGACCGGCTCGCCGACGACGTCGTACTGATCGACGGCGGCCGCGCCACCCACAGCGGGACGCCCGCCGAACTGAAGGCGCTCATCGGCAACTACGCGGAGGTGGTCGTCCTCGACGAGGCCGCGCTGCCCGCCGCGGCGGCCGTGCTCGATCAGCTGACCGGTTCCGAGCCGGTCCTCGACGCCGAGCGCCGTTCCGCCGGTGCCGTCACCACCGACACGACGCTCACGCTGCCCCGCCTCGTGCGGGAACTCGACGCGGCAGGAGTCGCGGTCGTGGACGCCGGGCTCCGCCCACCCACTCTGGACGAGGTGTTCCTGCGCCTCACCGGCCGGCCGGTGAAGGAGCTCGCCGCATGA
- a CDS encoding serine/threonine-protein kinase, whose translation MSDVPGAVRLVAGRYHLLSPLDEDGTGVVWLARDEVLGRQVAVREVRPPVPLGPGDVRDLYEHLENAARAAGRVSHRNVVAVHDVATEDGRPWIVMELVRGLSLSDVLDAEGPLPSRRAAHIGAEVLAALRAAHAAGVLHLDVQPSNVLIANDGRVMVTGFGALTARDSPGFGAPEVLAGRDPGPESDLWSLGAMLHAATEGRSAFGEDHGRGGQAEPGRVDTLGAVVTELLHRNPAERLDAAEAEHRLRLASAGGGVRTDAPVSATTSPAAPESGPASAPEPSPGRSAAVTTAVAPQSDDSRRATTVLAVGVALLLLFVVALVWLVAKGV comes from the coding sequence ATGAGCGACGTGCCGGGAGCGGTGCGGCTGGTCGCGGGCCGCTACCACCTGCTGAGCCCGCTGGACGAGGACGGTACGGGCGTCGTGTGGCTCGCCCGCGACGAGGTGCTCGGCCGTCAGGTCGCGGTCAGGGAGGTCAGACCCCCGGTCCCGCTCGGCCCCGGGGACGTCCGGGATCTGTACGAGCACCTGGAGAACGCGGCCCGGGCCGCGGGCCGGGTCTCGCACCGCAACGTGGTCGCCGTCCACGACGTGGCGACGGAGGACGGCCGGCCGTGGATCGTGATGGAACTGGTGCGCGGGCTCTCCCTCTCCGACGTTCTCGACGCGGAGGGCCCGCTGCCGTCCCGCCGTGCCGCCCATATCGGGGCGGAGGTGCTGGCGGCCCTGCGGGCGGCGCACGCCGCGGGCGTGCTGCACCTGGACGTGCAGCCGTCGAACGTACTGATCGCCAACGACGGCCGGGTGATGGTCACCGGCTTCGGCGCGCTGACGGCCCGCGACTCCCCCGGGTTCGGCGCCCCGGAGGTCCTGGCGGGCCGCGACCCCGGGCCGGAGTCGGACCTGTGGTCGCTCGGGGCGATGCTGCACGCGGCGACGGAGGGGCGGTCCGCGTTCGGCGAGGACCACGGCCGCGGCGGTCAGGCGGAGCCGGGCAGGGTGGACACTCTGGGAGCGGTCGTCACGGAACTGCTGCACCGCAATCCGGCGGAGCGGCTCGACGCCGCTGAGGCCGAGCACCGGTTGCGTCTGGCGAGCGCGGGCGGTGGTGTGCGTACGGACGCGCCGGTGTCGGCGACCACGTCCCCGGCCGCACCGGAGTCCGGGCCGGCGTCCGCGCCGGAGCCGTCTCCCGGGCGATCCGCGGCCGTGACCACCGCGGTCGCGCCGCAGAGCGACGACTCGAGACGGGCCACGACGGTCCTGGCCGTGGGGGTGGCACTGCTGCTGCTCTTCGTCGTCGCCCTCGTCTGGCTGGTGGCCAAGGGAGTCTGA
- a CDS encoding peptidoglycan-binding domain-containing protein: MNFQRKRARAVAAVMGAALVTTLGLAASPASAKISDGWVRGYDRFSDDWDDEGDLQRLEPYSNSNATCLWQRILWAEGAYAVDYDNERFTKGDIDGYFGWRTFYSTRDLQRRLAVTQDGIVGGTTFGLVNKHMYQTGGSTARGKTLYLRYQGREHSFDLRRNTEGKYVFPDGNDDWRQAGYEYLSCG, encoded by the coding sequence ATGAACTTTCAGAGGAAGCGTGCACGGGCGGTCGCGGCGGTCATGGGTGCCGCCCTGGTGACCACCCTGGGACTGGCGGCATCGCCCGCCTCGGCGAAGATCTCCGACGGGTGGGTACGGGGGTACGACAGGTTCTCCGACGACTGGGACGACGAGGGAGATCTCCAAAGGCTTGAGCCCTACTCGAACTCCAACGCCACCTGCCTGTGGCAGCGCATCCTGTGGGCCGAAGGCGCGTACGCCGTCGACTACGACAACGAGCGCTTCACCAAGGGCGACATCGACGGGTACTTCGGATGGCGCACGTTCTACTCGACCAGGGACCTGCAGAGGCGGCTGGCGGTCACCCAGGACGGCATCGTCGGCGGAACGACCTTCGGCCTGGTCAACAAGCACATGTATCAGACCGGTGGGTCGACCGCTCGCGGCAAGACGCTGTACCTGAGGTACCAGGGCAGGGAGCACAGCTTCGACCTGCGCCGCAACACCGAGGGGAAGTACGTCTTCCCCGACGGCAACGACGACTGGCGCCAGGCGGGGTACGAGTACCTCTCCTGCGGCTGA
- a CDS encoding CaiB/BaiF CoA transferase family protein translates to MSPLPPSPLPLPLDGITVVAVEQAVSAPFATRQLADLGARVIKVERPDGGDFARGYDTAARGLASHFVWCNRGKESIAVDLKDPRGLDIVHRLVAGADVFVQNLAQGAAARLRLDAATLCETHPRLVAVDISGYGSGGPYAHKRAYDMLVQCEAGLVSVTGTAQEPVKAGVPAADIAAAMYAFSGVLAALLRRGTTGRGGVVEISMLEALAEWMGHPLHHGMHGGEPPARTGLAHAVISPYDAYPTADGGQVLLSVQNDREWRRLAEQVLGRPELALDPGFATNRARTANRERTDAAVAKALAGLDTADAVARLEAAGIACARLNGMTDVAGHPQLAARDRWREVASPVGPLKAMLPPITLPGGEPARMGAIPGLGEHTDALLRGLGMTDEAATLLRRDGVVA, encoded by the coding sequence ATGAGCCCACTGCCGCCGTCACCCCTGCCGCTCCCCCTCGACGGCATCACCGTCGTCGCCGTCGAGCAAGCCGTCTCCGCCCCGTTCGCGACCCGCCAGCTCGCCGACCTCGGCGCCCGGGTGATCAAGGTCGAGCGGCCGGACGGCGGGGACTTCGCCCGCGGTTACGACACCGCCGCCCGCGGTCTGGCCTCGCACTTCGTGTGGTGCAACCGGGGCAAGGAGTCCATCGCGGTCGACCTGAAGGATCCCCGCGGTCTCGACATCGTGCACCGGCTGGTCGCCGGCGCCGACGTGTTCGTGCAGAACCTCGCGCAGGGCGCGGCGGCCCGGCTCCGACTGGACGCCGCCACCCTGTGCGAGACGCATCCGAGGCTGGTCGCCGTCGACATCTCCGGCTACGGCTCCGGCGGCCCGTACGCGCACAAGCGTGCCTACGACATGCTCGTGCAGTGCGAGGCGGGGCTGGTGTCCGTGACCGGGACGGCCCAGGAGCCGGTGAAGGCGGGCGTTCCCGCGGCCGACATCGCCGCGGCCATGTACGCGTTCTCCGGGGTGCTCGCCGCCCTGTTGCGCAGGGGGACGACCGGCCGCGGCGGCGTCGTGGAGATCTCCATGCTGGAGGCGCTCGCCGAGTGGATGGGGCATCCGCTGCACCACGGGATGCACGGGGGCGAGCCGCCGGCCCGCACGGGGCTCGCGCACGCCGTCATCTCCCCGTACGACGCCTATCCGACCGCCGACGGCGGTCAGGTGCTGCTGTCGGTGCAGAACGACCGCGAGTGGCGGCGGCTCGCCGAACAGGTCCTCGGCCGGCCGGAGCTGGCCCTCGATCCCGGCTTCGCGACCAACAGGGCCCGTACGGCGAACCGTGAGCGGACGGACGCGGCGGTGGCCAAGGCGCTGGCGGGGCTGGACACGGCGGACGCGGTCGCACGGCTGGAGGCGGCGGGAATCGCCTGCGCACGGCTGAACGGCATGACGGACGTGGCCGGCCATCCGCAGCTCGCGGCACGGGACCGGTGGCGTGAGGTCGCCTCACCGGTGGGGCCGTTGAAGGCGATGCTGCCCCCGATCACGCTGCCGGGCGGGGAGCCGGCTCGGATGGGGGCGATTCCCGGTCTGGGTGAGCACACGGACGCGCTGCTGCGGGGCCTGGGGATGACGGATGAGGCGGCAACGCTGCTGCGCCGGGACGGTGTGGTCGCCTGA
- a CDS encoding ABC transporter permease, which translates to MSAIVFDSTAVVGRHLLRMKHAPAIPVMTQTMPVVFLLFFGYVFGSAMAMPGADYRAFLVPGMLVATAANGIMTGMFTAAQDSHRGVMDRFRSLPMSRGAVPLGQAAADLVAAAAGLVPLLLVGLAMGWRIEGGALEALGGFGILLLFRFASTWAGILLGLASRSEEAAGQLGGATFMLPLLSNAYLPTDGLPGTLRTVAEWNPVSAVTAAVRDLFGNAAPAADAAWPVAHPVAGAVCWSVVLLAVCVPLAVRRYARS; encoded by the coding sequence ATGAGCGCGATCGTCTTCGACAGCACGGCCGTCGTCGGCCGCCACCTGCTGCGCATGAAGCACGCCCCGGCCATCCCGGTCATGACACAGACCATGCCGGTCGTCTTCCTGCTCTTCTTCGGCTACGTCTTCGGCAGCGCGATGGCCATGCCCGGAGCGGACTACCGGGCCTTCCTGGTCCCCGGCATGCTCGTCGCGACCGCCGCGAACGGCATCATGACCGGGATGTTCACCGCCGCCCAGGACTCGCACCGCGGCGTCATGGACCGCTTCCGCTCCCTGCCCATGAGCCGCGGCGCCGTCCCGCTCGGCCAGGCGGCCGCGGATCTCGTGGCCGCGGCGGCCGGCCTGGTGCCGCTGCTGCTCGTCGGCCTCGCGATGGGCTGGCGGATCGAGGGCGGCGCCCTCGAGGCCCTGGGCGGATTCGGGATACTGCTGCTCTTCCGCTTCGCGTCGACCTGGGCCGGCATCCTCCTCGGCCTCGCCTCCCGCAGCGAGGAGGCGGCGGGACAGCTGGGCGGCGCGACCTTCATGCTGCCGCTCCTGTCGAACGCGTACCTGCCGACCGACGGGCTGCCGGGCACACTGCGTACGGTCGCCGAGTGGAACCCCGTCTCCGCGGTCACCGCCGCGGTGCGCGACCTCTTCGGCAACGCGGCCCCTGCGGCGGACGCTGCCTGGCCGGTGGCGCATCCGGTCGCCGGAGCGGTGTGCTGGTCAGTGGTGCTGCTGGCTGTCTGTGTGCCGCTCGCGGTGCGGCGCTACGCACGGTCCTGA
- a CDS encoding TetR/AcrR family transcriptional regulator: MAGRAAEPEVIWARPERTGRGPKPAYSRSDIAQAAVRIADEEGIDALSMRKVAALLGCGTMSLYNYVPRKEDLYELMVDAVSGEYELSEPSDDWRAEMLALAHQTRSLMLRHPWLARVMSPLYGFSPNVLRYLEWCLGALESMDAPVGTKFELIAMVNGTVMTTVVNELAVAEYARSLPWSPEREQAARQAYLAGQMARGEHPRLAAALREAAAPGDAEETFERVMRRVIDAFA; encoded by the coding sequence ATGGCGGGCCGAGCGGCCGAACCCGAAGTGATCTGGGCGCGCCCCGAGCGCACGGGCAGGGGCCCCAAACCGGCGTACAGCCGGAGTGACATCGCGCAGGCCGCCGTGCGGATCGCGGACGAGGAGGGCATCGACGCCCTCTCCATGCGCAAGGTGGCCGCGCTGCTGGGCTGCGGCACGATGTCGCTGTACAACTACGTCCCGCGCAAGGAGGATCTGTACGAGCTGATGGTCGACGCGGTCAGCGGCGAGTACGAACTCTCGGAGCCGTCGGACGACTGGCGCGCGGAGATGCTCGCCCTCGCACACCAGACGCGTTCGCTTATGCTCCGCCATCCCTGGCTCGCCCGGGTGATGTCACCGCTGTACGGCTTCAGCCCCAACGTGCTGCGCTACCTGGAGTGGTGCCTGGGCGCTCTGGAGAGCATGGACGCGCCGGTGGGCACGAAGTTCGAACTGATCGCGATGGTCAACGGCACGGTGATGACGACCGTCGTGAACGAGCTCGCCGTGGCCGAGTACGCGCGGTCGCTCCCGTGGTCCCCCGAGCGTGAACAGGCGGCGCGCCAGGCCTATCTGGCGGGGCAGATGGCGCGCGGTGAGCACCCGCGGCTCGCGGCGGCGCTGAGGGAGGCGGCGGCGCCGGGGGACGCGGAGGAGACGTTCGAGCGGGTGATGAGGCGGGTGATCGACGCGTTCGCATGA
- a CDS encoding TetR/AcrR family transcriptional regulator, with the protein MGRVSQPPLRRRPVQRRSADRLARILDACAALLDESGYEQLSTRAVAVRAGVPIGSVYRFFGNKRALVVALGHRNLDAYADRVSRHLAAASGEDPSAAVDVMLDEYVEMKRTCPGFTLVDFGAQLPVGAPVDGVHHEVAGRLGELLASHLGREPDTELRRAVLVCVEAADALLQLAFRSRSGGDEAIIEETRRLLHAYLSTVLDAPGPRENRA; encoded by the coding sequence ATGGGCCGCGTGTCCCAGCCACCTCTGCGCCGCCGGCCGGTCCAGCGGCGAAGCGCCGACCGGCTCGCCCGCATCCTGGACGCCTGCGCCGCACTGCTGGACGAGAGCGGCTACGAGCAGCTGTCGACCCGTGCGGTCGCGGTGCGGGCGGGAGTGCCCATCGGGTCCGTCTACCGCTTCTTCGGCAACAAGCGCGCGCTCGTCGTCGCGCTCGGCCACCGCAATCTCGACGCCTACGCCGACCGCGTCTCCCGGCACCTGGCCGCCGCCTCCGGCGAGGACCCGAGCGCCGCGGTCGACGTGATGCTCGACGAGTACGTGGAGATGAAACGCACCTGCCCCGGCTTCACCCTCGTCGACTTCGGCGCCCAGCTGCCGGTCGGCGCGCCGGTGGACGGCGTGCACCACGAGGTCGCCGGCCGGCTCGGTGAGCTGCTGGCCTCGCACCTGGGCCGTGAGCCCGACACGGAGCTGCGCAGGGCGGTGCTGGTGTGCGTGGAAGCGGCGGACGCGCTGCTTCAGCTGGCGTTCCGGTCGAGGAGCGGGGGTGACGAGGCGATCATCGAGGAGACCCGCCGACTGCTCCACGCCTATCTCTCCACCGTCCTGGACGCCCCCGGGCCGCGTGAAAACCGGGCGTGA
- a CDS encoding type ISP restriction/modification enzyme, giving the protein MPWSVAPLRPGRDWVMAPDPASLRARWDALVAAEDGTRETLFRVTRARSTHGTVAQLPGQSTGTGRLARERGRCPEPVRVLHGAFDEQWLIPDHRLIDVARPELWRVRDERQLFLVEQGHVPKAAGPALVVTALLPDGRSPAGRPGRVRPLYRRPGGHEPNIAPGLTGLLAERYGRPVDAEDLAAWTVAAAAASPAGCVVPLTADAGAFSTGVALGQEMIRVMLRGARGGDRPRLPGGRRPYVRAALPARPDSIAYAPEDEALLLGGTGRISPVPRTAWDFEVGGVRVLELWFERRTATGEAGTLEALRPAAWPQEWTSELLELVTVLALLAELAPRREALASSGARISTAELRAAGVLPPPAAARRPASVLDHQEEGPEGQFALL; this is encoded by the coding sequence ATGCCCTGGTCCGTGGCGCCGCTGCGGCCGGGCAGGGACTGGGTGATGGCGCCGGACCCCGCGTCCCTGCGGGCACGTTGGGACGCTCTCGTGGCGGCGGAGGACGGCACACGGGAGACGCTGTTCCGGGTCACGAGGGCCCGGAGCACGCACGGCACGGTGGCCCAGCTGCCGGGCCAGTCGACCGGCACGGGACGCCTGGCGCGCGAGAGGGGCCGCTGCCCGGAGCCCGTGCGGGTGCTGCACGGCGCCTTCGACGAGCAGTGGCTGATCCCCGACCACCGGCTGATCGACGTGGCCCGGCCCGAGTTGTGGCGGGTACGGGACGAACGGCAGCTGTTCCTGGTCGAGCAGGGCCACGTACCGAAGGCCGCAGGACCCGCTCTCGTGGTCACCGCCCTGCTGCCGGACGGCCGTTCACCCGCCGGCCGCCCCGGCCGCGTCCGGCCCCTGTACCGGCGGCCCGGCGGACACGAACCCAACATCGCGCCCGGCCTCACCGGCCTGCTGGCCGAGCGGTACGGGCGACCGGTGGACGCGGAGGACCTGGCCGCCTGGACGGTCGCGGCCGCGGCGGCCTCCCCCGCCGGATGCGTGGTGCCCCTGACCGCGGACGCCGGCGCCTTCTCCACCGGGGTCGCCCTCGGCCAGGAGATGATCCGCGTCATGCTGCGCGGCGCGCGCGGCGGCGACCGCCCCCGGCTCCCCGGCGGCCGCCGGCCCTACGTCCGCGCCGCGCTGCCGGCCCGGCCCGACTCGATCGCCTACGCCCCCGAGGACGAGGCCCTGCTCCTCGGCGGCACCGGCCGCATCTCCCCCGTCCCGCGGACGGCGTGGGACTTCGAGGTGGGCGGCGTCCGGGTGCTGGAGCTCTGGTTCGAGCGGCGTACGGCGACCGGCGAGGCGGGCACGCTGGAAGCGCTGCGCCCGGCGGCGTGGCCGCAGGAGTGGACGTCCGAGCTGCTGGAGCTCGTCACCGTTCTGGCACTCCTGGCCGAGCTTGCGCCGCGCCGGGAGGCGCTGGCGTCGTCCGGCGCCCGGATCTCCACGGCGGAGCTCCGCGCGGCGGGCGTCCTGCCCCCGCCGGCGGCGGCGCGCCGTCCGGCATCGGTCCTGGACCACCAGGAAGAGGGCCCTGAGGGCCAGTTCGCCCTTCTGTGA